AAACTCACTCATGATGACATTCTACGACGTACTATTATTATGGAATTAATGTGTCAGTTTCGTTTAAATCAAAGAGATTTAGAACAAAAATATCATCTAGGTTTTGATTTTGACTTTGAAACCTATTTTAGACAAGAAATACCCGAACTCAAAGACTTAGAAGCCGATGGATTACTAACACTTTCAGAAGAAGGAATAGAGGTAACTCCCACCGGAAGACTATTAATTAGAAATATCGCTGCGGTGTTTGATACCTATCTGAAAAAACAGAAAACTCAGACTTATTCTAAAGCTATTTAACCTAACATAGCTCGATTTTACTAGCAATAGGCATCCGCCAACCAGTACCAAAAGCGCGATCGGTTACTTTCAAACCAGGTGGCGCTTGTTTCCGTTTAAATTCGGCTTTGCTTACTAATTTTAAGACTTTTTGCACTGTATGTAAATCATATCCTGCTGCAATGATTTCAGCTTGAGAATGATGTTGACAGATACTTCTCTCCAAGATATCGTCAAGGATATCATAAGTAGGTAAAGAGTCTTGATCTACTTGATTAGGTTTTAATTCCGCTGAAGGAGGTTTAGTCAAGACATTGACAGGGATAACTTCGCGATCGCGATTTAACCACTCACAGAGACTATAAACCAAGGTTTTGGGTACATCAGCAATTACCGCTAATCCTCCATTCATATCCCCATAAAGGGTACAATACCCAACCGCCATCTCTGATTTATTACCTGTAGATAACAATAGATAACCAAACTTATTGGCGATCGCCATTAACAAATTACCCCGAATCCGTGATTGTAGGTTTTCTTCAGCGATACCGAATTCTGTACCTGCAAATAAAGGATCTAAAACCTGAGCATAACCTTTCATAAGGTGTTCAATCGGTAATTTAATTGTCTTGATTTCCAGATTTTTGGCTAAATTAGTAGCATCTGATACAGAACTCTCAGAACTATAGGGAGAAGGCATCATCACTCCCAAGACATTATCTTTTCCTAAAGCATCAACAGCGATCGCCCCTACTAAAGAAGAATCAATCCCACCACTCAAACCCAAAACAGCTTGTTGAAAACCACACTTATGAGTATAATCTCGCACTCCGAGTACCAATGCTGACCAAATTTCCTCAGCCTCACAACTAGAAAGAGGATTAATATTACTTGGTAATAAATCCCGAGTAACAGGGTCAAATTCAACAAATAATAACTCTTCTTGAAAACTTTTAGCGCGACAAACGACCTCACCCTGACGATTAAAAGCTACACTTTGACCATCAAAAATTAGATCATCATTGCCCCCAACCTGATTAACATAGATGATAGGAATATTGTAACGTCTTACCGCGTGTTGTAACATGATTTCGCGCAACTTCTGTTTACCCACGGTATAGGGAGAAGCAGAGAGGTTAAGGATTAAATC
The sequence above is a segment of the Gloeocapsa sp. DLM2.Bin57 genome. Coding sequences within it:
- a CDS encoding NAD+ synthase — protein: MKIAIAQLNPTIGDLAGNGQKIISQSQQAKAAQADLLLTPELSLCGYPPRDLLLNPNFVQSSLATILDLSKQVACPTLVGTVQPNPQANSEGEKPLYNTMTLLAEGEVEKIFVKRLLPTYDVFDEYRYFAPGRESSFLSLNNLRVGVTICEDLWNDEQFWGRRNYRVNPVAELAALGVDLILNLSASPYTVGKQKLREIMLQHAVRRYNIPIIYVNQVGGNDDLIFDGQSVAFNRQGEVVCRAKSFQEELLFVEFDPVTRDLLPSNINPLSSCEAEEIWSALVLGVRDYTHKCGFQQAVLGLSGGIDSSLVGAIAVDALGKDNVLGVMMPSPYSSESSVSDATNLAKNLEIKTIKLPIEHLMKGYAQVLDPLFAGTEFGIAEENLQSRIRGNLLMAIANKFGYLLLSTGNKSEMAVGYCTLYGDMNGGLAVIADVPKTLVYSLCEWLNRDREVIPVNVLTKPPSAELKPNQVDQDSLPTYDILDDILERSICQHHSQAEIIAAGYDLHTVQKVLKLVSKAEFKRKQAPPGLKVTDRAFGTGWRMPIASKIELC